The proteins below come from a single Chryseobacterium sp. MA9 genomic window:
- the gcvH gene encoding glycine cleavage system protein GcvH, with protein sequence MNTPSELKYTKDHEWIKIEGNVATIGITDFAQGELGDIVYVDIDTVDDDLNGGDVFGSVEAVKTVSDLFLPIAGKVIEFNSELEAQPELLNTDPYGDGWIIKLEIADGADQSELLSADDYKAIIG encoded by the coding sequence ATGAACACACCATCAGAATTAAAGTACACCAAAGATCACGAATGGATCAAGATCGAAGGTAACGTTGCTACAATCGGTATTACAGACTTCGCTCAGGGAGAACTTGGAGACATCGTATATGTAGACATAGATACTGTAGATGATGATCTTAATGGAGGAGATGTTTTCGGAAGTGTAGAAGCGGTAAAGACTGTTTCAGATCTATTCTTACCTATTGCTGGAAAGGTTATTGAGTTCAATTCAGAATTAGAGGCTCAGCCTGAACTGTTAAATACAGATCCTTATGGAGACGGATGGATTATCAAATTGGAAATTGCTGATGGGGCAGATCAGTCTGAGTTACTTTCTGCAGATGATTACAAAGCTATCATTGGATAA
- a CDS encoding VanZ family protein, giving the protein MITKLSLDKISKIFSKILPIYWAFLTYMLLKPGEENHEYWFMFSGIDKILHLSIFAALGFSFIAAFPKIKFSYFFQIILIYAFLTEILQEEMGLGRSMETLDIVADTIGCLLGYYIYKLLIKRFF; this is encoded by the coding sequence ATGATTACAAAGCTATCATTGGATAAGATTTCAAAAATATTTAGTAAGATATTGCCCATTTATTGGGCATTTCTTACTTATATGCTTCTTAAACCCGGAGAAGAGAACCATGAATATTGGTTCATGTTCAGTGGTATTGATAAAATTTTACATCTAAGTATATTCGCAGCCTTAGGTTTCTCTTTTATTGCTGCATTTCCTAAAATAAAATTCTCATATTTTTTTCAGATCATCCTTATCTATGCGTTCCTTACTGAAATTTTACAGGAAGAAATGGGATTGGGGAGATCTATGGAAACATTAGATATCGTAGCAGATACTATCGGATGTCTGTTAGGATACTATATATATAAGCTATTAATCAAGCGATTCTTTTAG
- the ruvA gene encoding Holliday junction branch migration protein RuvA, which yields MIFSLQGNVQELTPTYAVINVQGVGYYVGISLMTSQTLVLNQQTFLFIQQIIREDAHLLFGFNTRLEKEMFNLLISVNGVGAVSALILLSTLSLDEIASAILSGNSALIQKAKGIGAKTAERIIVDLKDKVQKYSDPNANISVMVDNKIKEESLSALEVLGIPKRASEKIADKIIKQNPSISVEELVKQILKNI from the coding sequence ATGATATTTTCTTTACAAGGCAACGTCCAAGAACTTACGCCTACCTACGCTGTCATCAATGTCCAAGGAGTTGGTTACTACGTGGGAATCAGTTTGATGACCTCACAGACGCTGGTTTTGAATCAGCAGACTTTCTTATTTATCCAGCAGATCATCCGTGAAGATGCTCATCTTCTCTTTGGATTTAACACACGTTTAGAAAAAGAAATGTTTAATCTGTTAATAAGCGTTAATGGAGTGGGTGCTGTTTCAGCATTGATTCTGCTGTCAACATTAAGCCTTGATGAGATCGCTTCTGCAATACTTTCCGGAAACAGTGCGCTGATTCAAAAAGCAAAAGGAATCGGTGCGAAAACTGCTGAAAGAATTATCGTAGATCTTAAAGATAAAGTACAGAAATACAGCGATCCAAACGCGAATATTTCTGTGATGGTGGATAATAAAATTAAGGAAGAATCGTTATCTGCATTAGAAGTTTTAGGGATTCCTAAACGTGCGAGCGAGAAGATTGCGGATAAAATTATAAAACAAAATCCAAGCATCTCGGTAGAAGAATTGGTTAAACAAATCTTAAAAAACATTTAA
- the sprA gene encoding cell surface protein SprA — protein sequence MSVSAFAQVQKDTAIIRKQYEVADPTRYEAYYDIKTGMYYVYPKIGNTITGPPTAMSPQEYKEYMLATQTKAYYKEKSDKYNLLFRRDRSDARKKGLIPSLLINNRLFETIFGGNKIEIIPSGYASLDFAGLYQKIDNPMILPQNRTSFTFDIDQRIQLGLLGKVGENLQLKANYDTQSGFAFENRMNLVWQAKGSWKDLQSKGLGNVDKPNEGGEDKIIKRVEFGNVNMPLSTSLIRGSQSLFGVKTEFQLGKTFGTVVLSQQQGEARNIVVQGGGVMNNFKVNAIDYEENQHYFLGHYFLNKYDDALLNYPQINSTINITRLEVWVLDQGNSNLAYQKSIIGIRDLGEGPGGVTLPDNSLNGLYDDVSTVAGTREAGKNYGTLFQGQVLGADPTPYDNGEQFIYNTKARKLNSNEFTFQPQLGYISLNQKLNDQQLLAVSYSFTVNGSNKVYKVGEFSEESPVLVTKVLRVNNKVNTQSPMWDLMMKNIYSIDAGQVAQDGFILNAYYRDPKTGGKVNYLPDTPVKDQNLLKLFNWDRLNMNGDIQNNKDGSKGDGIFDFVNGITIRPETGRVIFTKVQPFGNYMQKVLGGTFNPQYVFQDLYTKQKQEALSSNLAQRYTLEGRYKGVQGQGISLGAVNVPQGSVKVAANGVQLTEGVDYTVDYMLGTVTIINENVKQSGQAINISLENQLTFNTQRKRFLGLNLERRFSENFILGGTVINYSESPLTQKVNFGQEAVNNTMAGINLMYNNQAPYLTRLTNKLPMVKTEAPSNLNFKMEAAYLMPGLNKGTNNQSYIDDFEQTTSKISLKEPAAWSLASKPEKNKLPPFNTIPGNDDLTSGYGRGLLTWYNIDPRFWGVGGKAPSGITPQSVSNHASRRVQYSEIYNNRDFVAGEQTFTNTFDISYFPKEKGPYNVNPLTEQAQSRWAGIMRSISVPNFVTSNIEYVEFWMMDPYADGKTLGTDPKLLLHLGNVSEDVLKDGKMQYENGLPTPGTPSSTTNSNWGTQPKQPPILYAFSTEGDDRRVQDAGYDGLTSDQEAMRFGNTFVNPVTNIADPAVDDFVFYLSDKFTGSQAASVVERYKYFRNPEGNSEANSLNVASQTPDAEDINKDYNLDQTENYNQYVIKLDQQSLALGGNNIVDVKTVKASFQNGQTADVKWYLFRIPVANYDKAEGTADPSVLNNVRFARLMLAGFDQTSTLRFGTMDLVRSDWRKYTSKIASNDVPGADEGVGSVTDPNFEVGSVNIEENALNQPPYVLPPGIDRQVLSGNAGAQRQNEASLYMKVKDLKTEARGVFKNTTLDMRRYKKLKLFVHAHDPLNRVIGMDEKTKFFIRFGSDATDNYYEYESSLNLTPTTATAPMEIWPMENEVDFDVQNFVDAKIRRDKSGVTITNRTVDPGYQQPYKNIYIKGRPSLGNITTIMIGVRNSDPREASTITRVLWVNEIRLSEIENDGGYAGNASLNFNMGDLATVNANASYTSVGFGNIDSKPAERTQSTQSAFSINTAINVDKFLPEKTGVKIPLNYSYSQTIEDPKYNPLDTDVEFNKAPNKDQLKKVARTYTQQRSIGVVNMHKERVNPNKKPKFYDIENVSVTAVYNDDYFRDIYTKRNYRQYLRGYVDYNYTFKPWVIKPFNKMISDTAKSTKYLRWVKEFNFNPIPTRISFRTEIDRNYNELEFRNVEAILNGDMNSNFDAIRNRNFFFGWQYGLGFNFTKSLKLEINSATRTLNDNLDVNSMDNKSIFGNVFRAGRPVLYNHRAQLNYKLPFQYLPYLDFIDAEVGYGFTYNWAARSTSLTGFIDPNTNKTASLGSVGQNTNVIQATASADLPKFFGQFNYFKNINAKLQKRRQEMDSLNNVYTKQWEKNRYRYKKYKFKNKLTPLQSAAFFLTSFKQLNVSYNETNGTVLPGLISAPNWYGSGQTLGGPTLGFLLGSQADIRRTVMENGWVSDSNYMTDPYVRMSTKELRADLQVMPMNDLRVDLNVLHTFNSNFSHTGFNYTNGGVPDTDFTFASEMITYSNTTTLLSTSFKDGQAVYQAIRENARALSQQLGGPGAVLDNNGFAQHYSIGNAYVLIPAFRAAMEGKSVTPMTNPKKAGFPLPNWRITYSGLKNIPIISGQFTKFDILHAYTATYTATGIQSNVDYHGNPNGYYQTVDDLGNVIKNAGDKINPYTFAQVGYVESFSPLIGIDVTMRNNMQFGIQYNKTRMMVLGLVNQTLTEDANTEYVVRLGYIVRNFRLGTANIRGRGTRGKGSDLNIRGDISLRDSKTSIMNILLNDAQVTGGQRLMNIKLSADYNVSENLNLRVFYEQMTSKYKISTAFPLSTIRAGISATFTFGESGGGF from the coding sequence ATGTCTGTCAGCGCTTTTGCGCAGGTACAAAAAGACACGGCGATTATAAGAAAACAATATGAAGTGGCCGACCCTACGAGGTACGAAGCCTATTACGATATAAAAACCGGGATGTACTATGTGTATCCTAAAATCGGAAATACCATAACGGGGCCTCCTACAGCAATGTCTCCGCAGGAGTATAAAGAATACATGCTTGCAACCCAGACTAAGGCCTATTACAAGGAAAAATCTGATAAATATAACCTTCTTTTCAGAAGAGACAGGTCAGACGCAAGGAAGAAGGGACTTATCCCTTCATTGTTGATTAATAACAGGCTTTTTGAAACGATTTTTGGAGGTAATAAAATTGAAATCATTCCTTCAGGGTATGCATCTCTGGATTTTGCCGGACTTTACCAAAAAATAGATAACCCGATGATCCTGCCTCAAAACAGGACCAGTTTTACCTTTGATATTGATCAGAGAATTCAGCTGGGATTATTGGGTAAAGTAGGGGAAAACCTTCAGTTAAAGGCTAATTATGATACCCAGAGTGGTTTTGCTTTCGAAAACAGGATGAACCTTGTTTGGCAGGCAAAAGGAAGCTGGAAAGATCTTCAAAGCAAAGGTCTTGGAAATGTAGATAAACCCAACGAAGGAGGAGAAGATAAAATCATTAAAAGAGTTGAATTTGGTAACGTAAATATGCCGCTTTCAACCAGTCTGATTCGTGGTTCACAATCATTGTTCGGGGTGAAAACAGAATTTCAGTTAGGAAAAACATTCGGAACCGTAGTCCTTTCCCAACAACAGGGTGAAGCTCGTAATATTGTAGTACAGGGCGGTGGTGTTATGAATAACTTTAAAGTCAATGCCATTGACTATGAAGAAAACCAGCACTACTTTTTAGGACACTATTTCCTGAATAAATATGATGATGCGTTACTTAATTATCCACAAATCAACTCAACCATCAATATTACCAGATTGGAAGTCTGGGTACTTGACCAAGGAAACAGTAACCTGGCTTACCAGAAAAGTATTATTGGGATCAGAGACCTGGGAGAAGGTCCTGGCGGAGTTACTTTGCCGGATAACTCTCTGAATGGTTTGTATGATGATGTTTCTACAGTAGCCGGAACCAGAGAAGCAGGAAAAAACTATGGTACTCTTTTCCAGGGACAGGTGCTTGGAGCAGATCCCACTCCTTATGATAATGGAGAACAATTCATATACAATACAAAAGCAAGAAAGCTGAATAGTAATGAGTTTACCTTCCAGCCACAGCTTGGATATATTTCATTAAATCAAAAACTTAATGACCAGCAGCTTTTAGCAGTTTCATACTCGTTTACCGTTAACGGAAGTAACAAAGTATACAAAGTAGGAGAGTTTTCTGAAGAAAGTCCTGTATTGGTTACTAAGGTATTGAGAGTGAATAATAAAGTGAACACTCAATCTCCGATGTGGGACCTGATGATGAAGAACATCTATTCGATAGATGCAGGACAGGTAGCGCAAGATGGATTTATTCTTAATGCATATTACAGAGATCCAAAAACAGGAGGTAAAGTAAACTATCTTCCGGATACTCCTGTAAAAGATCAGAATTTACTGAAATTATTTAACTGGGATCGTCTTAACATGAACGGAGACATCCAGAATAATAAAGACGGAAGCAAAGGAGATGGTATTTTTGACTTTGTTAACGGGATTACCATCAGACCGGAAACCGGAAGAGTAATCTTTACGAAAGTACAGCCTTTTGGTAACTACATGCAAAAGGTTTTAGGAGGAACTTTTAATCCTCAATACGTTTTCCAGGATCTTTATACCAAACAAAAACAAGAAGCTCTCTCCAGTAACCTTGCACAGAGATATACATTGGAAGGTCGTTATAAAGGTGTTCAGGGTCAAGGTATATCTTTAGGAGCAGTAAACGTTCCTCAAGGATCAGTAAAAGTAGCTGCAAACGGAGTACAGCTTACAGAAGGAGTGGACTACACGGTAGATTATATGCTTGGTACGGTTACTATCATCAATGAAAATGTAAAACAGTCCGGACAGGCCATTAATATTTCACTGGAAAACCAATTGACATTTAATACCCAAAGAAAAAGATTCTTAGGATTAAATTTAGAAAGAAGATTCAGTGAGAACTTTATATTAGGAGGAACTGTGATCAATTATTCAGAGTCTCCTCTTACCCAAAAAGTAAACTTTGGACAGGAAGCGGTAAATAACACCATGGCAGGGATCAACTTGATGTACAATAATCAGGCTCCTTATCTGACAAGACTTACCAATAAACTTCCAATGGTAAAAACGGAAGCACCATCTAACTTAAACTTTAAGATGGAAGCAGCATATCTGATGCCCGGGCTGAATAAAGGAACAAATAACCAGTCTTATATTGACGATTTTGAACAGACAACTTCCAAGATCTCATTAAAAGAACCGGCAGCATGGAGCTTAGCTTCAAAACCCGAAAAAAATAAATTGCCGCCATTTAATACGATACCTGGTAATGATGACTTAACAAGCGGATATGGAAGAGGGCTATTAACATGGTATAATATCGACCCTAGATTCTGGGGTGTTGGAGGGAAAGCTCCTTCAGGAATTACACCACAATCCGTATCCAATCACGCTTCCAGAAGAGTACAATATTCAGAGATTTACAATAACAGAGATTTCGTAGCCGGAGAGCAAACTTTCACCAATACATTCGATATCTCTTATTTCCCTAAAGAAAAAGGACCATACAACGTAAACCCTTTAACAGAACAGGCGCAAAGCAGATGGGCAGGGATTATGAGATCAATCAGTGTTCCGAACTTTGTTACTTCAAACATTGAATACGTTGAATTCTGGATGATGGACCCTTATGCAGATGGTAAAACACTGGGTACTGATCCAAAACTTTTACTTCATTTAGGAAACGTTTCTGAAGATGTACTTAAGGATGGAAAAATGCAGTATGAAAATGGATTGCCAACTCCTGGTACACCATCTTCTACTACAAATTCAAACTGGGGGACCCAGCCAAAACAACCGCCAATTTTATATGCCTTCTCTACAGAAGGAGATGACAGAAGAGTGCAGGATGCCGGATATGATGGTCTTACTTCTGATCAGGAAGCAATGAGATTTGGAAATACTTTTGTAAACCCGGTTACCAATATTGCTGACCCTGCAGTGGATGACTTTGTATTCTATCTTTCTGATAAATTTACAGGAAGTCAGGCGGCTTCAGTTGTAGAACGATACAAATATTTCAGAAACCCGGAAGGAAATTCAGAAGCAAACTCTCTGAACGTAGCTTCACAAACTCCGGATGCAGAAGATATCAATAAAGATTACAACCTTGACCAGACAGAAAACTATAATCAGTATGTGATCAAACTGGATCAGCAAAGTTTAGCGCTGGGAGGGAACAATATTGTAGATGTAAAAACAGTAAAAGCAAGCTTCCAGAACGGGCAGACTGCAGATGTAAAATGGTACCTGTTTAGAATTCCTGTTGCTAATTATGATAAAGCCGAAGGAACTGCAGATCCATCAGTATTGAACAATGTAAGATTTGCAAGATTAATGCTGGCAGGATTTGATCAGACCTCTACTTTAAGATTCGGAACAATGGATCTTGTAAGATCAGACTGGAGAAAGTATACCAGTAAAATTGCCAGTAATGATGTTCCTGGTGCAGACGAAGGAGTTGGTTCTGTAACAGATCCAAATTTTGAAGTAGGAAGTGTAAACATTGAAGAAAATGCATTGAACCAACCTCCATATGTATTGCCTCCGGGAATTGACAGACAGGTACTAAGTGGAAATGCCGGAGCTCAGAGACAGAATGAAGCTTCGCTTTACATGAAAGTAAAAGATCTTAAAACTGAGGCAAGAGGAGTGTTCAAAAATACAACGTTGGATATGAGAAGATACAAAAAATTGAAGTTGTTTGTACACGCTCATGATCCATTGAACAGAGTAATAGGAATGGATGAGAAAACCAAATTCTTTATCCGTTTCGGAAGTGATGCTACTGATAACTATTACGAGTATGAATCATCATTAAACCTGACTCCTACTACAGCAACAGCTCCTATGGAGATCTGGCCAATGGAAAATGAGGTCGATTTTGATGTTCAGAATTTTGTAGATGCTAAAATCAGAAGGGACAAATCAGGGGTTACTATTACCAATAGAACGGTTGACCCAGGGTATCAGCAACCTTATAAAAATATTTATATCAAAGGTAGACCAAGTTTAGGAAATATTACCACAATTATGATTGGGGTGAGGAATTCTGATCCAAGAGAGGCATCCACTATAACAAGAGTTCTTTGGGTAAATGAAATCCGTCTTTCTGAAATTGAGAATGATGGAGGATATGCAGGAAATGCCAGCTTGAACTTTAATATGGGAGATTTGGCAACAGTGAATGCCAATGCTTCTTATACATCTGTTGGTTTCGGTAATATTGATTCAAAACCTGCGGAAAGAACTCAGTCTACTCAATCTGCATTCAGTATTAATACAGCGATCAATGTAGATAAATTCCTTCCGGAGAAAACCGGGGTGAAAATTCCTTTAAACTATTCTTACTCACAGACCATTGAAGATCCGAAGTACAATCCTCTGGATACCGATGTAGAATTCAATAAGGCACCAAACAAGGATCAGTTGAAAAAAGTAGCGAGAACCTATACTCAGCAGAGAAGTATCGGTGTCGTTAATATGCATAAAGAAAGAGTAAATCCGAATAAAAAACCTAAGTTCTATGACATCGAAAACGTTTCGGTAACAGCTGTTTATAATGATGATTATTTCAGAGATATCTATACCAAGAGAAATTACAGACAGTATCTGAGAGGATATGTTGATTATAACTATACGTTTAAGCCGTGGGTAATCAAACCTTTCAATAAAATGATCAGTGATACCGCGAAGTCTACGAAGTATTTAAGATGGGTGAAAGAATTCAATTTTAATCCTATTCCTACAAGAATATCTTTCAGAACTGAAATCGACAGAAATTATAACGAACTTGAGTTCAGAAATGTAGAAGCGATCCTTAACGGAGATATGAATAGTAATTTTGATGCCATCAGAAACAGAAACTTCTTCTTTGGATGGCAGTATGGATTAGGATTCAATTTCACCAAATCATTAAAACTGGAAATCAATTCTGCAACCAGAACCCTTAATGATAATCTGGATGTGAATTCTATGGATAACAAATCAATCTTCGGGAATGTATTCAGAGCCGGAAGACCGGTATTGTATAATCACAGAGCACAGCTGAACTATAAACTGCCGTTCCAGTACCTGCCTTATCTGGATTTCATTGATGCTGAAGTAGGATACGGATTTACCTATAACTGGGCAGCAAGATCTACTTCGTTGACTGGATTTATCGATCCTAATACGAACAAGACAGCAAGTTTAGGATCTGTTGGACAGAATACCAATGTTATTCAGGCAACAGCTTCAGCAGACCTTCCGAAGTTCTTTGGTCAGTTTAACTATTTCAAAAATATTAATGCCAAACTTCAGAAACGCAGACAGGAGATGGACTCTCTGAACAATGTGTATACAAAACAATGGGAGAAAAACAGATACAGATATAAGAAATATAAATTTAAAAATAAGCTTACTCCACTTCAAAGTGCAGCATTCTTCCTGACTTCTTTCAAACAGTTAAACGTAAGTTATAACGAAACGAATGGAACGGTACTTCCGGGACTAATATCAGCTCCAAACTGGTATGGATCCGGACAGACATTGGGAGGTCCAACACTAGGATTTCTTTTAGGATCACAGGCAGACATCAGAAGAACCGTAATGGAAAACGGATGGGTGAGTGATTCCAATTATATGACAGATCCATATGTAAGAATGTCTACCAAAGAATTGAGAGCAGACTTACAGGTGATGCCAATGAACGATCTAAGAGTTGATCTTAATGTGTTGCATACCTTTAACAGTAACTTCTCACATACAGGATTTAACTATACCAATGGTGGGGTTCCTGATACGGATTTTACATTTGCCAGCGAAATGATAACATATTCCAATACAACGACACTTCTTAGCACATCATTTAAAGATGGACAGGCTGTTTATCAGGCGATCAGAGAAAATGCAAGAGCTCTTTCCCAACAGCTGGGAGGTCCGGGAGCAGTATTGGATAACAATGGATTTGCTCAGCATTATAGCATTGGAAATGCCTATGTATTAATCCCTGCCTTTAGAGCTGCTATGGAAGGGAAATCTGTGACACCAATGACTAATCCTAAAAAAGCAGGATTCCCATTACCAAACTGGAGAATTACCTATTCCGGATTAAAAAATATCCCGATAATCAGTGGGCAATTCACGAAGTTTGATATCTTACATGCCTATACAGCTACCTATACAGCAACTGGTATTCAAAGCAATGTAGATTATCATGGTAACCCGAACGGATACTACCAGACAGTAGATGATTTAGGGAACGTAATCAAAAATGCTGGAGACAAGATCAATCCATATACATTTGCACAGGTGGGATATGTAGAATCTTTCTCACCACTTATCGGGATAGATGTTACCATGAGAAACAATATGCAGTTTGGGATACAATACAACAAAACAAGAATGATGGTATTGGGACTGGTAAACCAGACGCTTACTGAAGATGCCAATACAGAATATGTGGTAAGACTTGGGTATATTGTCAGAAACTTCAGATTGGGAACAGCCAACATCAGAGGAAGAGGAACAAGAGGAAAAGGCAGTGATCTTAACATCAGAGGAGATATTTCATTAAGAGACAGTAAGACCTCCATTATGAATATCCTCTTGAATGATGCCCAGGTTACAGGAGGACAAAGACTGATGAATATCAAACTTTCTGCAGATTATAATGTTTCCGAGAATCTGAATCTGAGAGTATTCTATGAACAGATGACCTCCAAGTATAAGATCTCTACAGCATTCCCGCTGTCTACGATCAGAGCCGGTATTTCAGCCACATTTACATTTGGCGAATCCGGAGGCGGATTCTAA
- a CDS encoding NADP-dependent malic enzyme, protein MSSNNNRDEKNFSQAALDYHKAEPKGKIEVIPSKPHSSQRDLSLAYSPGVAVPCMEIHDKPETVYDYTGKGNLVAVISNGTAVLGLGDIGAEASKPVMEGKGLLFKIFADINVFDIEIDEKDPDKFIEIVKGIAPTFGGINLEDIKAPEAFYIEQRLKEELNIPLMHDDQHGTAIISAAALINSLQIANKDIDKVKMVVNGAGAAAIACTKLYISLGLKKENVLMCDSKGVINHKRENLTPEKLDFIAQTDIETLEDAVKGSDVFVGLSKGNVMTPEMLLSMNENPIVFALANPDPEIAYDLAIETRKDVILATGRSDYPNQVNNVLGFPYIFRGALDVQSTGINEEMKLAAVHAIADLAKEPVPEAVILAYNVQNLQFGRDYFIPKPFDNRLITKVSSAVAKAAIESGVARKTITDFEEYEHQLLDRMGRDERLVRMMQSRAKSNPKRITLGNAEEYNVLKAAQILYEEGIAYPSLLGDKKYIKEQMERYGITLDVPIIDPSDDDQKENRKKYRETLWKLRQRKGMNEYKAKRYVRQRDYFGPLMLRHGDTDGLIVGFSKNYTSVLRPVLEVIEKDKGVDKVAAMMMILSEKKPIFFADTSINQNPTSEDLVNIAKMAEFTVKSFAIEPRIAMLGFENFAAISETSKKVAKAVSILHEKYPKMIVDGEIQPDFAMNADHLSDYPFSKLGTTPANTFIFPNLESANLSYKIIRGMKVAQVIGPILMGLKQPVHVLQMRSSVDEIVNLATIAVLDAQRREKKSN, encoded by the coding sequence ATGTCAAGTAACAACAATCGTGACGAAAAGAACTTTAGCCAGGCCGCGCTAGATTATCATAAAGCAGAACCCAAAGGAAAAATTGAAGTAATCCCGTCAAAGCCGCACTCTTCTCAAAGAGATCTGTCATTGGCTTATTCTCCGGGAGTAGCTGTTCCTTGTATGGAAATTCATGATAAACCGGAAACTGTTTATGATTATACAGGAAAAGGAAACCTGGTAGCAGTAATTTCTAACGGTACTGCCGTACTTGGACTGGGAGATATCGGTGCTGAAGCTTCAAAACCGGTAATGGAAGGGAAAGGACTTTTGTTCAAGATCTTTGCAGATATCAACGTATTTGATATTGAGATCGATGAAAAAGATCCTGATAAATTTATTGAAATCGTAAAAGGGATTGCTCCTACTTTTGGAGGGATCAACCTTGAGGATATTAAAGCTCCTGAAGCTTTTTATATAGAACAAAGACTGAAAGAGGAGTTGAATATTCCTTTGATGCATGATGACCAGCACGGAACTGCTATTATCTCAGCAGCAGCACTGATCAATTCTTTGCAGATTGCAAATAAAGATATTGATAAAGTGAAAATGGTGGTCAATGGAGCAGGTGCAGCAGCTATTGCATGTACGAAGCTTTATATTTCATTAGGATTGAAAAAAGAAAATGTCCTGATGTGTGATAGTAAGGGGGTTATCAACCATAAAAGAGAAAACCTTACCCCTGAAAAATTAGATTTCATCGCTCAGACGGATATTGAAACATTAGAAGATGCTGTAAAAGGATCTGATGTTTTCGTCGGATTATCAAAAGGAAACGTAATGACTCCGGAAATGCTGTTGAGCATGAACGAAAATCCTATCGTATTCGCTCTGGCTAACCCTGATCCGGAAATTGCTTATGATCTTGCCATTGAAACTCGTAAAGATGTAATCCTGGCAACAGGAAGAAGTGATTATCCTAACCAGGTAAACAACGTATTAGGATTCCCTTATATCTTCCGTGGAGCATTGGATGTACAGTCTACAGGGATTAATGAAGAAATGAAACTGGCTGCCGTACACGCGATTGCTGATTTAGCAAAAGAACCGGTGCCGGAAGCTGTAATTTTAGCATACAACGTTCAGAACCTGCAGTTCGGAAGAGATTACTTCATTCCGAAACCGTTTGATAACAGACTGATCACAAAAGTATCAAGTGCCGTAGCGAAAGCAGCTATTGAAAGTGGTGTTGCCAGAAAAACGATTACGGATTTTGAAGAATATGAGCACCAGCTTTTAGACAGAATGGGAAGAGATGAGAGATTGGTAAGAATGATGCAGAGCCGTGCTAAATCCAATCCGAAAAGAATCACCCTTGGAAATGCTGAAGAATATAACGTATTGAAAGCAGCTCAAATCCTTTATGAAGAAGGAATTGCCTATCCAAGTCTTCTGGGAGATAAAAAATACATCAAGGAGCAGATGGAGCGTTACGGAATTACCCTGGATGTTCCAATCATTGATCCAAGCGATGACGATCAGAAAGAAAACAGAAAAAAATACAGAGAAACCCTTTGGAAACTTCGTCAGAGAAAAGGAATGAACGAGTACAAAGCGAAGAGATATGTTCGTCAGAGAGATTATTTCGGACCTCTTATGCTGAGACATGGTGATACCGATGGTCTTATCGTAGGATTCTCTAAAAACTATACTTCAGTTTTACGTCCTGTTTTAGAAGTTATTGAAAAAGATAAAGGAGTAGACAAAGTAGCGGCAATGATGATGATTCTGTCTGAAAAGAAACCTATTTTCTTCGCAGATACTTCCATCAATCAGAATCCTACCTCTGAAGATCTTGTGAATATTGCTAAAATGGCAGAATTTACAGTGAAATCTTTTGCTATAGAACCAAGAATTGCCATGCTTGGATTTGAAAACTTTGCTGCCATTTCTGAAACTTCCAAGAAAGTGGCTAAAGCAGTGAGCATCCTTCATGAGAAATACCCTAAAATGATTGTAGATGGTGAGATTCAGCCGGATTTTGCAATGAATGCGGATCACCTGAGCGATTATCCTTTCTCAAAATTAGGAACAACACCAGCGAACACATTCATCTTCCCGAATCTGGAAAGTGCTAACCTTTCTTACAAAATTATAAGAGGAATGAAAGTGGCGCAGGTAATAGGACCTATCTTAATGGGATTAAAGCAGCCGGTACATGTTCTTCAGATGCGTTCAAGCGTAGATGAGATCGTCAACCTTGCTACAATTGCTGTTCTTGATGCTCAAAGAAGAGAAAAGAAATCAAACTAA